The following proteins are co-located in the Mycosarcoma maydis chromosome 11, whole genome shotgun sequence genome:
- a CDS encoding putative indolepyruvate decarboxylase, isozyme 1: protein MSNESNQIKIGAYLLERLVQLGSQSVQGVPGDFNMGFLDLIEEHPKLKWIGNSNELNAAYAADGYARVKRTIAAVVTTFGVGELSALNGIAGSFSERLPVIHVVGVPSTGAQGSHSLLHHTLGDGRFSAFENMSKEISADSAILKSKQGAGESIDRILITAMKSARPVYLALPTDLVHATIPAEALKTPLDYSIDDNDAKAEEYVLQVAQKHIADAKSAVILVDACAARHGCIQETHELIEKSGLPVFATPMGKTIVDEDHAQYGGIYVGSLTSEKVKNVVEQADVLITVGSLKSDFNSGNFSYRTPKSSTIELHSDYTTIGYSHYPGIGMKKLLPKLSALLETNGDARREETKKIVPKFENALPHDSSSTITQEWLWPRMGQFFQEQDQVIVETGTSSFGMLEAKLPAKTRWVSQVLWGSIGWSVGATLGVALAARENALGRTHLFVGDGSLQLTVQEIGTMIKHGLCPYLFILNNDGYEIERQIHGPQRSYNDIPPYDHSLLLDFFGNEKFHSDAKSHENDPHQSKKQYYRVQTKQQLDELLKDQSFANPDRIRLIEVVMQRGDAPEALKRQAEATGQANKYE, encoded by the coding sequence ATGTCGAACGAAAGCAACCAGATCAAGATCGGTGCATacctgctcgagcgcctcgtGCAGCTTGGCTCGCAAAGCGTGCAGGGAGTGCCGGGCGATTTCAACATGGGATTCCTCGACCTTATCGAAGAGCATCCGAAGCTCAAATGGATCGGCAACTCGAACGAGCTGAATGCGGCTTACGCTGCGGATGGGTATGCGCGTGTCAAGCGCAccattgctgctgtggtCACCACATTTGGTGTGGGCGAGTTGAGCGCGCTTAACGGGATTGCAGGTAGCTTCTCCGAGAGATTGCCCGTGATTCATGTGGTGGGGGTGCCTTCGACCGGTGCACAGGGCTCGCACTCGTTGCTCCATCACACGCTGGGAGATGGTCGCTTTTCGGCGTTCGAGAACATGAGCAAGGAGATCTCGGCGGACAGTGCGATCCTCAAGTCCAAACAGGGCGCAGGTGAATCCATCGACCGAATCCTCATCACGGCCATGAAGAGCGCCCGTCCTGTCTACCTTGCACTTCCCACCGATCTGGTTCATGCTACCATCCCTGCCGAAGCTCTCAAGACGCCACTCGACTACAGCATTGACGATAACGACGCCAAGGCCGAAGAGTATGTGCTCCAAGTCGCACAGAAACATATTGCCGACGCCAAATCCGCCGtgatcctcgtcgatgcctGCGCTGCACGCCACGGTTGCATCCAAGAGACGCACGAGCTAATTGAAAAATCGGGTCTTCCTGTATTCGCCACTCCCATGGGCAAAAccatcgtcgacgaagaCCACGCTCAGTACGGTGGCATTTATGTCGGCAGCCTCACCAGCGAAAAGGTGAAAAACGTagtcgagcaagctgacGTCCTCATCACTGTCGGCAGTTTGAAGTCGGATTTCAACTCGGGTAACTTTTCCTATCGAACGCCCAAGTCGAGCACCATCGAGCTGCATTCCGACTACACCACTATTGGCTACTCGCACTACCCTGGCATTGGCATGAAGAAGCTGCTTCCCAAGCTCAGTGCTCTGTTGGAAACGAACGGTGACGCACGTAGGGAGGAAACCAAAAAGATTGTGCCCAAGTTTGAAAACGCCTTGCCGcacgactcgtcgtcgacaatCACACAGGAGTGGTTGTGGCCGAGGATGGGACAGTTCTtccaagagcaagatcaagtgATTGTGGAAACGGgaacgtcgagcttcggAATGCTGGAGGCCAAGCTGCCTGCCAAGACACGTTGGGTCTCGCAAGTGCTATGGGGGTCTATCGGCTGGTCTGTCGGTGCTACCCTCGGCGTCGCGCTCGCGGCGCGAGAGAATGCGCTAGGACGCACCCACCTGTTTGTCGGCGACGGTTCGCTCCAACTCACGGTCCAAGAGATCGGCACCATGATCAAACACGGTCTCTGCCCGTACCTCTTCATCCTCAACAACGATGGCTACGAAATTGAGCGCCAGATCCACGGCCCCCAACGCAGTTACAATGATATTCCGCCCTACGACCATAGTCTGTTGCTCGACTTTTTCGGCAACGAAAAGTTCCACTCCGACGCAAAGAGCCACGAAAACGATCCTCACCAAAGCAAGAAGCAGTATTACAGGGTGCAAACCAAGCAGCAGTTGGACGAGCTCTTGAAGGACCAATCGTTTGCCAATCCCGATCGCATCAGATTGATCGAGGTCGTCATGCAAAGAGGCGATGCTCCTGAGGCGTTGAAGAGACAAGCTGAGGCTACGGGTCAGGCGAATAAGTATGAGTAG
- a CDS encoding Don3 interacting protein has protein sequence MSPPITATRGIASTRSRQHSHPSSHLISGIDHFSVGASRPNTMSRSIDLETITEEWLNGLTSPLSTAEERINILNDIEKTLVAVTDPSSSATASFLPPVNQTAAVFWALQATAGYSLAEVLLAHVYRLHRDLEHENEVCQAYELSITRSARSHSVDAQRHSSSKVHGLELEADVLSPHAGHTSPHTMPEMQRQRVHSAVSEICIAITILQGLTLCSKATKRITQRKSALELLLQIVLADYCTQLLPPILSPSTLPSTSPTFDLSHSPATPTSKTSSSPSTLASKKPSSESTDDAPLSLPSGFALDLLMCILVDSNMAQERFTDMGGIHHIVQLSHKCADAVTTPASTPVAASSPSFAQAVARSSHITALKQTDLLCLEFRYFWSQLLQQGEAVSRRSSLQGVSLSTTSSHDAAQEPAESTTPRASPRKRVSRADLRQQQRAQEQKDASGETPKATSRRSIVAPTTARATSEEAPCRPSSSRIESASASGSPRKLRHSASVAELRKKPRSLSKSDSPPPVPTLPRRTTESPMSYSQDPLAMTRRHQQSTSRPSTGDTRPPSRTERKDERVRRSTVSEAYSALSSEDAQPLGKFNASRPGMSSRDRPRIPSPLKARTPAQEVAELEDRLRRKQAVASQQAMPYRRLRSSTTNTPFEASSGGAARQSRGGESAMVAQKLDADENRNPFSDVVRVKPSLSGESGSATQFVSQRSGMSNTASSVFGSHNERTNLSSSGTAAARIPPSPAVRRAQLARARSLSPTKLSLAMVPTTPPTACDL, from the coding sequence ATGTCTCCACCTATCACAGCTACTCGCGGCATCGCATCCACACGGTCTCGACAGCATTCGCATCCGTCATCGCACTTGATCTCTGGGATTGATCACTTCAGCGTGGGAGCTTCGCGACCAAACACCATGTCGCGATCCATCGACCTCGAAACCATCACCGAAGAGTGGTTGAACGGTCTTACATCTCCACTCTCCACCGCGGAAGAACGCATCAATATCCTGAATGATATCGAAAAGACGCTCGTCGCAGTCACAGATCcgtcaagctcagcaacagcaagctTCTTGCCGCCTGTTAACCAGACCGCAGCCGTCTTTTGGGCGTTGCAGGCCACGGCTGGTTACAGCCTCGCCGAAGTGCTTCTCGCCCATGTCTACAGACTACATCGcgatctcgagcacgaAAATGAAGTTTGCCAGGCATACGAGCTTTCGATAACGCGCTCAGCACGTTCGCATTCGGTCGATGCACAGCGTCACTCCTCATCAAAGGTACACGGCCTGGAACTCGAAGCTGACGTGTTGTCCCCACATGCTGGCCACACTTCTCCGCATACTATGCCCGAGATGCAACGTCAGCGAGTACATTCGGCTGTTTCTGAGAtctgcatcgccatcaccatcctccaAGGCCTCACACTCTGCAGCAAGGCAACCAAGCGCATCACGCAGCGCAAGTCAGCGCTCGAACTCCTCTTGCAGATTGTTCTCGCCGACTACTGCACACAGCTTCTTCCACCCATCCTCTCTCCTTCCACTCTGCCATCGACCAGTCCGACTTTTGATCTTTCACACTCGCCTGCTACTCCCACCAGCAAAACTTCATCCTCACCATCTACTTTAGCTTCGAAAAAGCCGTCGTCAGAATCAACGGATGACGCACCGCTCTCGTTGCCGTCTGGTTTTGCCCTGGATCTACTCATGTGTATTCTGGTCGACAGCAATATGGCACAAGAACGCTTTACAGACATGGGCGGCATTCACCACATCGTTCAGctcagtcacaagtgtgCCGACGCGGTCACCACCCCTGCTAGCACACCCGTAGCAGCTTCCAGTCCTAGCTTCGCACAAGCCGTTGCAAGATCAAGCCATATCACAGCGTTGAAGCAAACGGATCTACTTTGCTTGGAGTTCCGATACTTTTGGTCACAGTTGCTGCAGCAAGGCGAGGCAGTATCGAGAAGGTCAAGCTTGCAAGGCGTCAGTCTGTCAACAACCAGTTCgcacgatgctgctcaagaacCTGCGGAGTCGACCACGCCAAGAGCAAGTCCCAGGAAGCGGGTGTCGAGGGCGGACCTGAGACAACAGCAAAGGGCGCAAGAGCAGAAGGATGCGTCGGGAGAGACGCCAAAAGCCACGTCGCGACGAAGCATCGTTGCGCCAACAACAGCGAGGGCGACGAGTGAAGAAGCACCTTGCAGACCCAGCTCGTCACGAATCGAGTCTGCAAGTGCCTCGGGTTCGCCAAGGAAGCTCCGCCACAGCGCATCGGTAGCAGAGCTGCGCAAAAAGCCGCGCAGTTTGTCCAAATCGGATTCACCTCCACCGGTGCCCACGCTTCCAAGGAGGACCACCGAATCGCCCATGTCGTACAGCCAGGACCCTCTAGCCATGACGCGACGTCACCAGCAGTCGACATCACGGCCATCAACCGGCGATACACGACCGCCGTCTCGCACTGAACGTAAGGACGAACGCGTTCGACGATCCACGGTATCTGAAGCCTACTCAGCGTTATCATCAGAGGACGCGCAGCCACTGGGTAAATTCAACGCCTCGCGTCCCGGCATGTCGTCACGCGATCGTCCACGCATTCCATCTCCACTGAAAGCGCGCACACCTGCTCAGGAGGtagccgagctcgaagatcGCCTCCGACGAAAGCAGGCCGTTGCAAGTCAGCAGGCAATGCCGTATCGTCGATTGCGATCGTCGACCACCAACACGCCGTTTGAGGCCAGTAGTGGAGGAGCAGCGCGACagagccgaggtggtgaaTCAGCAATGGTGGCACAGAAACTGGACGCGGATGAGAATCGTAATCCGTTCTCGGacgtcgtccgagtcaaGCCGAGTCTGTCGGGTGAGAGTGGCAGTGCTACTCAGTTCGTATCGCAACGAAGCGGCATGTCGAATACAGCCTCGTCCGTGTTCGGTAGCCACAACGAGCGAACGAATTTGTCAAGCTCGGGTACGGCTGCGGCAAGAATCCCTCCTAGTCCAGCGGTAAGGAGAGCCCAATTGGCACGAGCTCGGTCGTTGTCCCCGACCAAACTTTCCCTTGCCATGGTCCCTACCACTCCTCCAACAGCATGCGACTTGTAG
- a CDS encoding uroporphyrinogen-III C-methyltransferase (related to MET1 - siroheme synthase) → MHFPEPNPTASLLLSHRPPAGKVALVLGTGKLAASRCFACLEAGIQPVVISVAASPELHVGSSSLFQPCAELEHRIASGQVVHHIVDVDCFSTKQSVELTWNGILDTFDGEINAIFAVCVTDTLHSGDETQNAPTKSNSRNVDGDDDDDSVVAEMALTSYARAEVIAQLCRKRRIPINVADKPNLCDFSFPANYRFPCSSAILEASSAQSNRTCSALPSASSSSLQIAVTTNGRGCRLAGRIRREIVSALPHNVGDAVEKVGLMRDLAKRQSEAPVSAAKRKKRSDAPTAKTGIAEVEEEDLSFDSTPLNSPVPQLIPKNPIDSIGTSVRITQLQAKHDQGLQQAEERTKRRMRWVAQISEYWPIEYLGNLGEQQMSEALRAHGEEQSHQSAASVNTTLVNTTSSIAVGQEGQDASRGRSTLVRSNQHSETAAGIGATAPSCAAHRARSQHSLDIRPPQPTSTRRGHIYLLGSGPGHPGLLTTLAYKLLTSPSTDLILSDKLVPASILKLIPKSTPLEIAKKFPGNAEGAQSELIAKALRAALEEGKTVVRLKQGDPFVYGRGGEEVLAFRNAGIECTVVPGISSSIAAPAMLGIPVTQRGAADSLVLCTGVGKGGKKVKLPGYDRSRTLIILMGVARLGAVVATLTAGAPQSASSTTVADEESIGDREGAVFPPYTPIAIIERASSSDQRMVASTLDGIVEALENSGEQRPPGMMVIGWSVLSLEGKGDVSIQDDALSINDPEELAKKDRGRVQSWLKGRRWIVREGLDHSYRSALHAFHATALQFPDSGSVADVPLSHHAHAKGPGEPTTQPTDVAADTLSQRGESGWAPPRYPTGVPEGGWVPGEAPNRPATDQLAYEQNKTYVEIQARLQHLST, encoded by the coding sequence ATGCACTTCCCGGAACCCAACCCGACCGCCAgcctcttgctctcgcaTCGGCCTCCTGCAGGCAAAGTTGCGTTGGTATTGGGAACGGGCAAGCTTGCAGCGTCAAGATGCTTTGCGTGCCTCGAAGCTGGCATCCAGCCTGTTGTCATCAGTGTTGCTGCATCGCCCGAACTTCACGTTGGCTCTTCTTCGCTCTTTCAACCCTGCGCAGAGCTCGAACATCGCATCGCCTCAGGACAAGTGGTACACCACATTGTTGATGTTGACTGTTTCTCCACAAAGCAGTCAGTGGAACTCACATGGAACGGTATTCTAGACACGTTTGACGGCGAGATCAacgccatctttgctgTTTGCGTCACCGACACACTTCATTCTGGAGATGAAACCCAGAATGCCCCCACCAAATCCAACTCAAGAAAcgttgatggcgatgatgatgatgactCGGTTGTTGCAGAGATGGCCCTGACATCGTACGCACGAGCCGAAGTCATCGCTCAACTTTGCCGAAAACGACGAATCCCGATCAATGTAGCCGACAAGCCAAATCTGTGCGACTTTTCCTTTCCCGCCAACTACCGCTTCccatgcagcagcgctaTACTTGAGGCGTCATCTGCACAGTCCAACAGAACCTGTTCAGCTCTCCCATCAGCGTCATCTTCTTCCTTGCAGATCGCGGTGACCACCAACGGCCGTGGGTGTCGTCTCGCCGGCCGCATTCGACGAGAGATTGTATCGGCTCTTCCACACAATGTGGGCGATGCCGTTGAAAAGGTCGGTTTGATGCGTGATCTCGCCAAACGGCAATCGGAAGCTCCCGTATCAGCTGCCAAACGTAAAAAGCGTAGCGACGCTCCCACGGCTAAGACCGGAATCGCCGAAGTAGAGGAGGAGGACCTCTCTTTCGATTCAACGCCACTCAACAGCCCCGTGCCGCAGCTGATACCCAAGAACCCTATCGACAGCATCGGTACCAGTGTTCGAATCACACAGCTACAAGCAAAGCACGATCAGGGACTGCAACAAGCAGAAGAGCGCACGAAACGTCGGATGCGTTGGGTCGCGCAGATCAGCGAATATTGGCCCATCGAGTATCTGGGCAATCTgggcgagcagcagatgaGCGAAGCCCTTCGGGCACATGGTGAAGAACAGTCTCATCAAAGTGCAGCTTCAGTGAATACCACCCTGGTGAATACCACATCGTCGATAGCGGTAGGACAAGAGGGCCAAGATGCGTCTAGAGGCCGCTCCACTCTTGTTCGCAGCAACCAGCATTCCGAGACGGCAGCTGGCATTGGAGCAACTGCTCCTTCTTGTGCAGCTCATCGCGCTCGTTCTCAGCACTCGCTCGACATTCGTCCTCCGCAGCCGACCTCGACTAGACGAGGTCACATCTACCTTCTTGGCTCGGGTCCTGGTCATCCGGGCCTTCTCACCACTCTCGCCTACAAACTCCTTACGTCACCCTCGACCGATCTCATCCTGTCTGACAAGCTGGTGCCGGCTTCTATCCTCAAATTGATCCCCAAGAGCACACCTCTGGAGATCGCCAAAAAATTCCCTGGCAATGCTGAGGGTGCCCAGTCCGAGCTTATTGCCAAAGCGCTGCGTGCTGCCCTGGAAGAGGGAAAGACCGTGGTCAGGCTGAAACAGGGCGACCCGTTCGTCTACGGTCGAGGGGGCGAAGAAGTCTTGGCGTTCCGAAACGCTGGTATCGAGTGTACGGTTGTACCcggcatcagcagcagcatcgcagCACCGGCCATGTTGGGCATTCCAGTCACTCAGAGAGGCGCAGCCGACTCGCTTGTGCTGTGCACCGGGGTTGGAAAGGGGGGCAAGAAGGTCAAGCTGCCCGGCTATGATCGCAGTCGCACGTTGATCATTCTGATGGGAGTAGCACGACTTGGTGCTGTGGTAGCTACCCTTACTGCCGGTGCACCTCAATCTGCATCCTCAACAACTGTCGCAGACGAAGAGAGCATCGGCGATCGAGAAGGTGCCGTCTTCCCACCCTACACGCCCATCGCAATCATCGAACGTGCTAGTTCTTCAGACCAAAGAATGGTCGCTAGCACGCTCGACGGTATCgtggaagcgctcgagaaCAGTGGCGAGCAACGACCGCCCGGTATGATGGTCATCGGCTGGTCCGTGCTTTCTCTAGAAGGGAAGGGTGACGTGTCTATCCAAGACGACGCGCTTTCGATCAACGATCCAGAGGAGCTCGCGAAGAAGGATCGAGGAAGGGTGCAGAGCTGGCTCAAGGGTCGTAGGTGGATTGTACGTGAAGGGCTTGATCACTCGTATAGATCTGCTTTGCATGCTTTTCACGCGACTGCGTTGCAGTTTCCAGATAGCGGCAGTGTCGCAGATGTGCCGCTGTCACACCATGCACACGCTAAGGGTCCAGGTGAGCCAACAACACAGCCAACTGATGTGGCTGCTGATACGCTGAGCCAGCGAGGCGAAAGCGGTTGGGCACCGCCACGCTACCCTACAGGTGTACCAGAGGGAGGCTGGGTGCCTGGCGAGGCACCGAATCGACCAGCAACCGATCAACTCGCCTACGAACAGAATAAGACGTATGTCGAGATTCAGGCTCGTCTTCAACACCTGTCAACTTAA
- a CDS encoding copper metallochaperone COX17 (related to COX17 - Cytochrome c oxidase copper chaperone), with translation MSEAAPQTNNKFVTELNPKGIKPCCACPETKAARDECFFKFGHSVEEHGESARKCEELVKKHRECMASLGYKI, from the exons ATGTCAGAAGCGGCGCCTCAGACAAACAACAAGTTTGTCACTGAGCTCAATCCCAAAGGTATCAAGCC ATGTTGCGCCTGCCCAGAGACCAAGGCGGCACGAGACGAATGCTTCTTCAAGTTTGGTCATAGCGTGGAGGAGCATGGCGAATCGGCTAGAAAGTGTGAAGAGCTCGTCAAAAAGCACCGCGAATGCATGGCGTCGCTTGGATACAAGATCTGA
- a CDS encoding uncharacterized protein (related to SDH3 - cytochrome b560 subunit of respiratory complex II), translated as MLATRSMLSLTLASTRSVGRVGLRSAPAMPTMALRSALTTSPRMVSTSSKSNAAAQTTKLTQQQNLDLLNQQRAQRPSSPHFTIYQPQITWLLSIINRITGTGLSVLLYAYFAAYAGYPLFGSAEALSSASLTDFVATLPAWFKTAVKAPLALAFSFHSLNGLRHLAWDWGFALTIKGVYSTAYVVLGATALSTIGLLLI; from the exons ATGTTGGCCACCCGATCTATGCTCTCGCTCACCCTGGCATCGACCCGCTCCGTGGGTCGTGTGGGTCTGCGCTCCGCACCCGCCATGCCCACGATGGCGCTTCGATCTGCCTTGACCACGTCGCCCCGAAtggtctcgacaagctcgaaaTCCAACGCAGCTGCCCAGACGACAAAGTTgacgcaacagcagaaCTTGGACCTTCTCAACCAACAGCGTGCTCAGCGTCCGTCGAGCCCTCATTTCACCATCTACCAGCCGCAGATCACTTGGTTGCTGTCCATCATCAACCGTATCACTGGTACCGGTTTGAGCGTTT TGCTGTACGCGTATTTTGCAGCGTACGCAGGCTATCCGCTGTTCGGCTCGGCTGAAGCGCTTtcctctgcatcgctcACCGACTTTGTCGCTACGCTACCCGCATGGTTCAAGACCGCCGTCAAAGCgccgctcgctctcgcatTCAGCTTCCACTCGCTCAACGGTCTTCGTCACCTGGCCTGGGACTGGGGCTTCGCTTTGACCATCAAGGGCGTCTACTCGACCGCTTacgtcgtcctcggcgCTACCGCACTCAGCACCATCGGCCTGCTCCTCATTTAA
- a CDS encoding uncharacterized protein (related to GCY1 - galactose-induced protein of aldo/keto reductase family) yields MSLNKTFTLNDGNKIPLIGLGTWLSKPGEVENAVEIAVKAGYRHLDLAKIYQNQDEVGAALKKVIPSVVKREELFITSKLWNTSHQPDKVEAAYNETLKELGLDYLDLYLIHWPVAFQPGSDLVPKTEDGKFTALDLETSLVDTWKALIALQKAGKVKSIGVSNFTIAHLDAIINATGVVPAVNQIEAHPLLPQDDLVAYAQQKNIHLTAYSPLGNNLTGKTKIVDYPQVSEVAKKYNADPAQVLIAWGVKRGYSVIPKSVTETRIKSNFEQLELKDDDYETVTSLYKQLGKVRFNVPFTYSPQWDINVFGEDAEKEAKNEVKTE; encoded by the exons ATGTCGCTTAACAAAACCTTTACGCTCAACGACGGCAACAAGATCCCCCTAATCGGCCTCGGCACCTGGCTCTCCAAGCCCGGTGAGGTCGAGAACGCCGTCGAGATCGCTGTCAAGGCCGGCTACCGTCACCTTG ACTTGGCCAAGATCTACCAGAACCAAGACGAAGTCGGAGCTGCGTTGAAAAAGGTGATCCCATCGGTtgtcaagcgtgaagagcTTTTCATCACCTCGAAGCTTTGGAACACTTCACACCAGCCCGACAAAGTTGAGGCTGCTTACAACGAGACTCTCAAGGAGCTCGGACTTGACTACCTCGACTTGTACCTCATCCACTGGCCCGTCGCGTTTCAGCCCGGTTCCGATCTGGTACCCAAGACCGAGGACGGCAAGTTCACCGCTCTTGACCTCGAGACCTCGCTCGTAGATACTTGGAAGGCACTCATCGCCCTCCAGAAGGCGGGCAAGGTCAAGTCGATCGGTGTCTCTAACTTCACCATCGCTCATCTGGATGCCATCATTAACGCAACTGGTGTCGTTCCCGCAGTCAACCAGATCGAAGCGCACCCTTTGCTGCCCCAGGATGACTTGGTCGCCTACGCTCAGCAGAAGAACATCCACTTGACCGCCTACTCTCCTCTCGGAAACAACCTGACCGgcaagaccaagatcgTCGACTACCCTCAGGTTTCCGAGGTGGCTAAGAAGTACAACGCCGATCCTGCTCAAGTGCTGATCGCTTGGGGTGTCAAGCGCGGATACTCGGTCATCCCCAAGAGTGTCACTGAAACCAGGATCAAGTCCAACTttgaacagctcgagctcaaggatgaCGACTACGAGACGGTAACCAGCTTGTacaagcagcttggcaaggTTCGTTTCAACGTTCCTTTCACATACAGCCCCCAATGGGACATTAATGTCTTTGGAGAGGACGCTGAGAAGGAGGCCAAGAACGAGGTCAAGACTGAGTAA
- a CDS encoding sulfonate dioxygenase (related to JLP1 - Fe(II)-dependent sulfonate/alpha-ketoglutarate dioxygenase) — protein sequence MAPVAVSPRSTSPSVASNIKAIKAQRPVGLTNRAGNYNSEHYDLGALASEADYPYNDFKPSFPDVHWEPYTAIEPPKDRALFADPDKKALFGAATAVKDLTQTIGTELEGIKLGQLTDQQKDELALLVAERGVVFFRGQDDWTIEEQLALGRYWGPLHKHATTGVPARGDLDEVHVVYAHPTSDPQEKIYRGPVKHSRSDLWHSDVTYEVNPPSYTSFKLLVSPEAGGDTLWASGYAAYDRLSYPMREYLEKLTAIHSAVDQADGARRHGNTVRRDPVETEHPLVRVHPVTNHKALFFNPGFVRYIPGVPKAESDYLVQFLTNHVSTASDFSVRFKWNAGDVAIWDNRTNIHSAIYEDIGVSRRHAIRVAVRGEIPKDSEDGTSREEEYYKSKGFQVDRTLYKGQRRQSGYKD from the coding sequence ATGGCACCTGTCGCAGTTTCACCTCGCTCTACCTCGCCCAGTGTGGCTTCGAACATCAAAGCGATCAAGGCGCAGCGACCTGTCGGACTCACCAACCGTGCGGGCAACTATAATTCGGAGCATTATGACCTCGGCGCGCTCGCTAGCGAAGCTGATTACCCATACAACGATTTCAAGCCTTCCTTCCCTGACGTTCACTGGGAGCCATACACCGCCATCGAGCCTCCCAAGGACCGCGCTCTTTTTGCGGACCCTGACAAGAAAGCGCTCTTTGGCGCAGCTACGGCTGTCAAGGACCTCACGCAAACGATCGGTACCGAGCTCGAAGGAATCAAGCTCGGTCAGCTTACCGATCAGCAGAAGGATGAGTTGGCACTGCTCGTAGCCGAGCGAGGTGTCGTTTTCTTCCGCGGTCAGGACGACTGGACTATCGAAGAACAGCTTGCACTCGGAAGGTACTGGGGACCCTTGCACAAGCACGCCACCACTGGTGTGCCCGCTCGTGGCGATCTGGACGAGGTGCACGTTGTCTACGCTCATCCCACGTCAGATCCTCAGGAAAAGATCTACCGCGGACCTGTCAAGCACTCGCGCTCAGACCTGTGGCATTCAGACGTGACTTACGAAGTCAACCCTCCCTCGTACACATCCTTCAAgttgctcgtctcgcccgAAGCGGGGGGTGACACACTCTGGGCCTCTGGCTATGCTGCGTACGACCGCCTTTCGTATCCTATGCGTGAATACCTCGAGAAGCTTACCGCGATCCACTCGGCAGTCGACCAGGCAGATGGTGCGCGACGACACGGTAACACGGTCCGCCGCGATCCCGTCGAGACCGAACACCCTCTCGTCCGCGTTCACCCGGTCACCAACCACAAGGCTCTCTTCTTCAACCCAGGTTTCGTCAGGTACATTCCCGGTGTGCCCAAGGCAGAATCCGACTATCTCGTCCAGTTCCTGACAAACCACGTTTCTACCGCTAGCGACTTTAGCGTTCGCTTCAAGTGGAACGCTGGTGATGTTGCCATCTGGGATAACAGGACCAATATCCACTCGGCTATTTACGAGGACATCGGTGTCAGCAGGCGACATGCCATTCGTGTTGCTGTGCGTGGCGAGATTCCCAAGGACAGCGAAGACGGCACCAGTCGCGAGGAAGAGTATTATAAGTCGAAAGGGTTCCAGGTCGACCGTACGCTGTACAAAGGTCAGAGACGTCAGTCTGGCTACAAAGATTAA